In the Gossypium arboreum isolate Shixiya-1 chromosome 10, ASM2569848v2, whole genome shotgun sequence genome, one interval contains:
- the LOC108463878 gene encoding probable methyltransferase PMT11 → MKLLGNVDLLTSQTAIKFAAFIFISVSFFYLGKHWSDRSRQLIFFSRQSPSATASYIPTVGISPNFNKEFNISALISATEPETESKPVDPVKNDGKPVSASEAHSPQHPPTTPPPPPVIKSYGIVDENGTMSDEFEIGEFDPNLVENWGNGTEIQEETKTEGATSTFRVKKFGLCDESMREYIPCLDNVEAIKRLKSTEKGERFERHCPEKGKGLNCLVPAPKGYRPPIPWPRSRDEVWFYNVPHTRLVDDKGGQNWISKKGKDKFSFPGGGTQFIHGADQYLNQISKMVPEITFGQHIRVVLDVGCGVASFGAYLLSRNVITMSIAPKDVHENQIQFALERGVPAMAAAFATCRLLYPSQAFDLIHCSRCRINWTRDDGILLLEVNRMLRAGGYFAWAAQPVYKHKQALEEQWEEMLNLTTRLCWTLVKKEGYIAIWQKPFNNSCYLSREAGTIPPLCDPNDDPDNVWYVDLKACISRIPENGYGANVAPWPARLQTPPDRLQSIHIESYIARKELFKAESKYWNEIVASYVRALHWKKYKLRNVMDMRAGFGGFAAAMIDNQLDAWVLNVVPVSGPNTLPVIYDRGLIGVMHDWCESFDTYPRTYDLLHAAGLFSVERKRCNMSTIMLEMDRILRPGGRVYIRDSLDVMDELQDIAKAMGWHPTLRDTSEGPHASYRILVCDKRLLRS, encoded by the exons ATGAAACTTCTCGGCAATGTCGATCTCCTCACTAGCCAAACGGCGATCAAATTTGCCGCCTTCATTTTCATCTCCGTCTCTTTCTTTTACTTAGGTAAACACTGGTCCGACCGTTCCCGccagctcattttcttctcccgCCAATCACCTTCCGCGACGGCTTCGTATATACCTACCGTCGGTATTTCTCCCAATTTCAATAAAGAATTCAATATTTCCGCTCTCATTAGTGCCACAGAACCGGAAACCGAATCGAAACCAGTTGATCCAGTAAAAAATGATGGGAAACCGGTGTCGGCATCGGAGGCACATTCACCTCAGCATCCACCTACGACTCCGCCCCCGCCGCCGGTGATAAAGAGTTACGGAATCGTGGATGAGAATGGTACGATGTCGGATGAGTTCGAGATCGGGGAGTTCGATCCAAATTTGGTGGAGAATTGGGGAAATGGGACGGAGATCCAGGAGGAAACGAAAACGGAAGGTGCTACGTCTACGTTTAGGGTTAAGAAGTTTGGGCTTTGTGATGAGAGTATGAGAGAGTATATTCCTTGTTTGGATAATGTGGAAGCGATTAAGAGGCTTAAATCGACAGAAAAAGGAGAAAGATTTGAACGGCACTGTCCGGAGAAAGGGAAAGGATTGAATTGCTTGGTTCCGGCTCCGAAAGGGTACCGGCCTCCGATCCCTTGGCCTAGAAGCCGCGATGAG GTATGGTTCTATAATGTCCCTCATACTCGACTAGTAGATGACAAAGGTGGTCAAAATTGGATTTCCAAAAAAGGGAAGGATAAATTCAGCTTTCCTGGAGGTGGCACACAATTCATACATGGGGCAGATCAGTACCTGAATCAAATTTCTAAg ATGGTCCCTGAGATTACATTTGGTCAGCATATTCGTGTTGTTCTGGATGTTGGATGTGGTGTGGCAAGTTTTGGAGCTTATTTGTTATCACGGAATGTTATAACCATGTCAATAGCTCCCAAAGATGTCCATGAAAACCAGATTCAATTTGCACTTGAACGTGGAGTGCCTGCAATGGCAGCTGCATTTGCAACTTGTCGTTTATTGTACCCCAGTCAAGCCTTTGATTTGATACATTGTTCTAGATGTCGTATCAATTGGACCCGTGATG ATGGAATTTTGCTCCTTGAGGTGAACAGAATGCTTAGAGCTGGTGGATATTTTGCTTGGGCAGCACAGCCTGTTTACAAACACAAACAAGCCCTTGAGGAACAGTGGGAAG AGATGCTTAACCTTACTACTCGCCTCTGCTGGACTCTTGTAAAGAAGGAAGGGTACATTGCAATATGGCAGAAGCCTTTCAATAACAGCTGTTATTTAAGCCGGGAAGCTGGGACTATTCCTCCTTTGTGTGATCCAAATGATGACCCGGATAATGTTTG GTATGTTGATCTAAAGGCATGTATTAGTCGAATTCCTGAGAATGGATATGGTGCAAACGTTGCTCCTTGGCCTGCTCGTTTGCAAACCCCACCTGACAGGCTGCAGAGCATACATATCGAATCCTACATAGCTAGAAAAGAACTCTTCAAGGCTGAATCAAAATACTGGAATGAAATAGTGGCAAGCTATGTCCGTGCTCTACATTGGAAGAAGTATAAACTAAGAAATGTAATGGACATGAGAGCTGGCTTTGGAGG ATTTGCTGCAGCAATGATTGACAATCAACTCGATGCTTGGGTTCTAAATGTAGTCCCTGTTAGTGGGCCCAATACATTGCCTGTTATATATGATCGTGGATTAATAGGGGTCATGCATGACTG GTGTGAGTCGTTTGATACATACCCAAGGACCTATGACTTATTGCATGCAGCTGGCCTCTTCTCGGTTGAGAGGAAAAG ATGCAATATGTCTACCATCATGCTTGAAATGGACCGGATATTACGACCTGGTGGACGAGTATACATCCGCGATTCTCTTGATGTTATGGATGAACTTCAAGATATCGCAAAAGCCATGGGTTGGCATCCTACTCTACGCGATACATCCGAGGGTCCTCATGCAAGTTACAGGATCTTGGTATGTGACAAGCGCCTACTCCGCAGTTGA